A window of Seriola aureovittata isolate HTS-2021-v1 ecotype China chromosome 17, ASM2101889v1, whole genome shotgun sequence genomic DNA:
GAGTTTGACCACAGCGTCTCTATTGGCTAATGGGCGGCTGCAGATCACCAACACCTCTTCCCCTCTGGTGTCTTTCCTTCACTTTAACACGCACGATTTAAAACAGCATccacatttaaataactgtaaCGTGTAAAGAAGCCCcagtatgttttgtttttctcacattgtGGCAGGAACAGTCAAGTTGCTCATGGCAGGGGCTGCACAATATACTGTAGCCTGAGTGCATACAATGGAGAAACACCTGCTTCCTCAGTAGACAATTGATGGGCTGAAGCGGGATATGCCAGGTACTGCCAagaacagagctgctgcagatatCATACACATCCTACATATCCTTGTCTTCATGGTTTTAATAATGCACGTAGGCATTTTGGTGTTAAACTAACACAATAACCTAAATATCATTATTTACCAGTTGCTTAAATATCACTACTCATCAGTGCATCTTTGTGATTCGTGTTTCAGAGGATTTGCCAGAGGAGTCctttaaaattaattgaaaatatgataatataataataacatactGAGTCAAGTGTAGAGAGTGCATTAGAAAAAAATCtagattaattgatcaattgaAATAATGGATAAATGCTTGCAATAATTCTCTAAGAGTCTTGATGGCTGGAGTAGAAAGCTAACGGCTACATGCTTGAGACAGTTTGCGAACAGCTTCAAGAAGTGAGTGAAGTTGTGAAATGGCTCCATGTATTGGACgcggtgggtggggggggggggggggggggggtgttgatGAAGGTTGCTCCAGTTCATCTGATAAGGCTGTGGCCCCGTTACAGCGACGTGCACGCGCTCTTTATTGCGTGTATGCGACCAGTTAAGATGCAGCTTCTCTCCAGGTCTTTCTCTGAAGACATCAGGGtgaagagtttgttttttttaaaagagcagTCGGTTTCATCACGAGCTTCCCGGACGGCCGCTTCCTGTTTTGATGGGCACAGGTGACCACGGTTTTCCACTTGTGTCGCTATAAACATTATTCACGCTGATCACAGCGATACGTCGGGCCACATCTGGGTATAATTACAGCTTCCGTATACACGTCGACATCCTGGAGACCGACCATGATGAAGGACTCccaggggagagagggatgtcTCCTGACGgtctgatttagatttttttttattattttattaattatcaaTCACAGAAATCAAGCTTGCATTTTAAATCCTGAATCACCGCGATGAAATGTGGATGTTTCCGAAGATGACTTGTGTACTGATATGTTTGTGTGGTTACTGTGGTTTCAGTCGTGTGTCACCAAATGGGTGCGCGGCCCGGCCACAGGTGTCATGTGACCTGTAGTATTCAGATTCCAGCGTTGAGCTTCATCCTGCTTTAACACAGTCGGAAAAGTTTCTTTAAACGACTTAAAGTTGTTAgaataaacaaagacaacaactgAGGATTAAATAGGaagtttttctttggttttttgggggtttttttgttgttgttgtaatattTCCATCCCATTGGTGAGTCATATGAAATCTGGTGTCAGCAGATGATTTTAAGAATGAAAAAGTAGAAGTTGTGGTGACTGTTTTTGACCAACTCACCTCCGGACCAGTCACACAGTCTGTGACTCACTGGTTCTGGTAGGAAGTGTTGGgcagtcctctctctgtcctgacgtcttctttttctctggaCATTTGTGCGcgagtctttttttcttttttttttttcttctctcttttatttctggGACAGGAACAACAATGGTTATAAAGCGTTGGCAACAGCAGTAACAGGAAGTTTGGACTTCTGAAGAGACATAATGAATTGGTTCCCCAGAGCACAATAACAGGCTGtaattcttgttttgttttgttattattttgggGACTTCCTGTCGGTTTATCTTCTGTGTTTGTCCGTGGATGTTGTGATGCCTCTGCAGAAGATGGAGCACAGCTCGTGCACGGAGGATCGTATCCAGCATGTCCTCGAGCGTTGCCTCTGCGACCTGGGTCTCAACACTCCTGACAAACAGCTGTGGAACGGTGAGGCCCTTTCTCCCATACCTGCCTTTCAATGGTGacattatgattattttatttaaaacaatgcTGAACTTAAATAACAAGTGTGTTCAGCTCACACCAGAGCTGTAAGATGAGATGTTAAAACCGATGCTGGggtaaaatgttgaaatactgTGAGAACAAACATCTCTGAACCGGAGATGTCCTGTTGAGCTTCATGgaaataatattaatgtgaattaaattgtatttgtaACTAGATTAAAAGTCAAAACGCACATTAAATGGGAACATATTGTCCATTGTATTGAGTCTAATGGGAAGTGAAAGtggtaacacacacaacaaggagtgacagagtgacagacgGCGTGTGGGAGTATGAAGTCACTTTGTGCAAGTTTAGTTTTGAAACACTTACTCGGTATCACCTTCATTAGCAGCTCTGATGAGAAGGGAAAGTAACGTAATCACCCTGAGGTCTTTCAGCACCTTTTCTGAACATCAGCTGTGTATCTTTGTAATTTCATGTCTTCTGCCAGACATCAGAATGAAACCCCAAAAAGGAGAAATAAGCGTTAGTTCAActggttgtgtttctgtgtgtgtgtgtgtgtgtgtgtgtgtgtgtgtgtgtgtgtgactagcCGGCCTGTGCATTAACCGCTGGTGTTTGGAGGAACTTGTGAAGAGAGATCCCCACAACTTCCTCATCCTTCTACAGAAAAtactgaggaaaacaaaagaggtCAAGAGCTGTAAAAAACCATATTTTTCTGAACTGGTTGGTGTAACGTTATGAATGACCGTGAGTTTCAGTtcaggatttctttttctttcttttacaggTGCTCGAGCAGTGTCGGTATGAACTGGTGgtgcccctctctctcctcttctcttcaaCCCTGCTAAAAGTGAGTGACTGTAATTTACTACAAGTAGCCGTACGTTTTGAGTTTTCACTGCActataaaatcttttttattctattcaGTTTTTAGCCACAATCCATTATTTCCTCTGTGCTTGTGTCAGGCTCCTCACGTGGCTCCAGACAGTGGCGTCCTGCAGGAGGCCTACCTGTTGTTCCATAGTTTCCTGTCCTGGCCGGAGCCCTGCTGCTCTGCCAGTAAACGCCTGCTACATATCATCCAGCAGGAGCTCCGAGCACCAGGTAGCGCTGAGTTTCTTATGAACTGGAGCGGGAAAAAATAAGACCAAATGCAAATGTCACTGCTTTTCTTCAAGCAcggagagaaagtgaggagtCAAATTGCTGCTTTATAGTGTGAGTTCCCAACCAGGGGGGCACTGGGACCCCAGGGGGTAATTCTGCAGTTACCAGATGGCAAGTGACGAGATTATATCTCTgcttattaaaaagaaaaagatttagtGATGATATTGATTGATTCTGAGTCAGCTGTAACACCTGAACACCTGGGGTGAAAActagttagcaagctagcaGAGAAGTCCACCGGTTAGCCATCAATAATGGATGAATGGCAAAAAAGTAATAACAACAAAGTCGATTTCATGTATATAACAGAAGTTAtcttatataatattatttacagctgtttgGCCACACGATTAGCAGTTAGTTGCTAAATGCACTGGACAAATGGTGACTTAGctaagatagatagataagtgATTGAAGcagttaataaaaacatgaagctaaCAGAGTAAGGCTACAAGATTTACTGTCAACAGCTCAAAGTAATGGACATATGTTGAAAATAGCTCAAACTACTGTTAAGATGGTTAGctaaaaaataatacagttgAGATGTGTAACTGCAAGTAAGGAATGAATTGTTGAACCAGCTAAAAGTACATATACAATTCATAAATCATGATAGAAGCctaatggataaatggttaTAATAGTTAGCTTAAAGTAATTAAGACATTGCTATGATAGTTAGCTGCTAATTAACAGATGTGGAGacagctaaaagtaatggatacgTGGTTGAAACGTGCAACTTTAACACCAGCAGATGAATAGTATGAAAAATATAatctattatattatattatatctgTATTAAAATCTACTGTTTGTATATTGATCGTGTTAAATATCATACAGGTCAAAATCAGTCCAGATGATCAGTTTGGATCATGATAGATCCTCCTGAACTCACCTGACAGAGCTTCATGTATCACTGTGACCATACGGGGGCGGTGTTTGTCTGCTGCATGTGAACTCaactctgtctgttgtttcttttgggGACAGgtatttcatttcaaagactGGTGAGGACAGAGCAGGGGTCCTCCCCCGAGGTTCACAGCTCTAAAACCGTGTAAGTTATTTCAGCCTTTATGaacagtcattaaaacaacttaAACTTCTTTATggcactttaaaaacacaactacaTTCTTATGGAATTTAATTTGTGagatgtgtctttttttatgtcttttttccGCATGTGCGCGTCTTTATTAGGACGGTGCTGTTAGTGAACCCAGATGAGGACGTCCCTCCAGAGGTGCAGTCTGTCTCCGAGAAGCTGAGTAGCACCCAGCCCTGCAACAGGGATGTCACCGTCACCCTCATCCGGCACAGCTTTCAGGCTGCTCTGGGCACCAAACACGACCTGCAGGCACTAAACACTACTCTGCAGGTGACCGACcaacactgtgtctgtttgtggggatttgtttgttttttggatgCACCCTGAAACAAGCTTCTTGTTCCTCCAGACGAAGCGGCCCgaggagctggagcagctcCTGGAGGAAGTGACTGAGAGCATGGAGATCGCAGCCTCCGCAGCAGATCTCTGCGCGGCGAGACGGGGTCTAACGAACAGCTTGGAGAGGCTTAGAGAAAGCTTTGGTGTTCCTGTTCCTGCCGATGGCTCTCCAGACACGGGtaagacaggaagtacaaacaaacaatgtcaTGGACAATGAATAAATGCCACATCCAGACTGTTGCAAAGAGTAAGAGTTCTGTCGGGGAAGAGGTTGTTTTCTGAACCTGTCACCTTCCTCTCATTAGGGACTGTGGAGACTTTCATGCTGCCTCTCCCCAAATGTCACACATGTTCTTGGGAGAACGACAACTTTGGTAATTAGCTCCGTTCAAACGCTCCATACCTGCGTCGTATTCTAGAGATCTTTGACCTTAAAAAGTTCTTTTCTTCCTTACGTTCATGCAGATATTCTGAACGACGTCCTCACAAGTGAGTCGGACCTGGATTCAACTGAAGACTGTTTCCTGAAATCAGAAATCGAAGAGGATTATAACAACGACACCAGTGTGGATGAGGAAGACGAGCTGGAGGGAAACAAAGGGGACCACGACTTTCAAAACCACCGCATCTCCACagcatcctcttcctccagggACTCCGGCTACTCCCTGTCCTCCAGCTGGTCTGTGCCGTCCGCCTCATCGGGTGTGGAAAGTGACTTCAGTGGACTTGAGGACACGGTGCATGAGGACACGGAGGAGGGACAAGACAGCCAACCAAAACCCAGAAAGAAACCCAAGAAGAAGTCCAGATCCATGTTAGGCGTGGACCGCCTCTCCATGCTTTTCAAGAATCCCCGCAGCCCGAGCGTCTGCCGCCGCGTCCAGAGCATGGGCTACCGTAGCGATTTCACCAAAGACCTTCAAAGGACCGGGTCGATGCTCAAACACGCCAGGTCCAGACAGGTCCGCCCTCTGCAGGCGTCCACTGCCGCCTTAGACCCCCTCTCCCCCCAGAAGCACATGTGTGTCCGCAGGAGGCCGATCCTGAGCTGCGACGAGGGCGATGTGGCGGAGGCGCCTACCCTTGTCAAGGTGGTGGTGTTTGGAGGCGACAAAGAGGCCGGCAGGTTAGCCAGGGCGTACAGCGACCTGCAGcggaaagagaggaaatgtcCCCGACTCACCAAGACGTGCaagctgcagttttattttgtaccCACCAAGAGACGAACAACAGGAAGTCCAGGACACACACCAACTGAGGGGCAGACAGGAAGTTCAAGCAGAGCCGCAGCGTCCGTGGTGAGAACATGCGTCAGTGTCACGCCTCAGCTGAGTCAGCCTCTAAATTTACATGTCATTATGCAGGAAGAGCTAGTGCAAACCGCTTTGTAAAGGCTGCCTGAAGGATGTATGAGCTGTAGCTAATCCATGAGGCCTGCAGGATAATTAGGCTCACAGGTTTACCACTGTCTTatgagcaaaaacagaaaactttaGTGGATCATTTGCAATTATAAATATTAGTAAGTTAATTGGTTATTACAGAAATCCATCAAGTCTTTAACTGTTTCTTTTAATATGTTGGtaataaatggattttggtcCAAAttctctgcagcacagaaatGATTTTGTTGTACAAGgataaatcaaatgaaatgttattaaCAGGTTTTTATTGCTTCACTCTGACAGGAGTCTAATGAGCTGGTGGTGGAggacagtaacacacacatcGCCCAGATGTTGGGGATGATGGATCCCTGGTACGAGCGAAACGTCCTCAGTCTGCTCAGTTTGTCCTCTGACGTCCTTTGTCAGGTACGTTCTTCACCGGCGtcgtctcctctccctctccctgcatTTTAGCCAGGCAGGGAGGTGCAAATAAGAAGAGACTAccaagttgcattatgggaaatgaagTTTCCAGTGTGTTTTTCCAACTTTCACTGGATGAAACACATAATTATTGTTGATGTAACTCTAaatctctcacttttttttaccactgtCAAAAAAGCCACTTTAAATCCACTTTGAAATTCACTgctgttagaaaataaaatgtgacgctgtttttcatttatattaatgtgtaagttcctctgtgttttctctatGAGCCAGACTGCCTGTAAGGAGGGGGGTGTCTCAGAGGGCGGTGGCAGCGTGGAGCGTCTCCCCCTGCTGGCCGACATGGTGCTTTACTACTGCAGACATGCAGACCAGCCCGTCCTGGTGCAGCTCTACCAGGCTGAGGTCAGAGGaggatctcacacacacacacacacacacacacacactacacatacAATGAAAGGACACGATGCTCACAGGGTGTTTGGCTTCTTCCTCTGCTCAGCTGACCCTggcaggaggggagaggagacgGGAAGTGTTCATTCACTCTCTGGAGCTCGGACACTCCGCTGGAACCAGAGCTGTTAAAGCCATGGGTGAGTCACACTCTGACAGACACacccggacacacacacacacacacacacacacacacacacacacacacacacacacacacacacacacacacacacacacacacacacacacacacacacacacacacacacacacacacacacacacacactctcacacacacacacacacatacacacacacacacatacacacacacacataatctaACGTGTACAGTATTGTGTTTATAGGTGCAGCCAGCAAAAGGTTTGGAATCAATGAGGAACGAGAGGCTGTCCCTTTAACACTAAGTGTTGCCTACAACAAGGTATTGTCTCCGCCCAcatgtttcctgcagctcaAACAATAAGACGTGTATTGAAGTTAACAGctggagttttgttttgttttgttttttaatctggaCTGTACATCTTCACTCACTTTCAGGTGGCTGTTAGTGGGAGGAGCCAGTGGATCGAGGCGGAGATTGACTGCACGTCAATTAATCTTTACAAAGCCTGCAGGAAGCCGGAGCATCTGTGTGACGGTGATTGCCACAGtcccgttctctctctctctctctctctctctctctctctctctctctctttctttctcttttctttttgtttgcatCCTGTTTCTAACTGAATCAAATCCTGTGTGTCCAGATTCAAGAATAGAAAGTCTGCAGCTGACAATCACAGAGGTCCTGAAGAGGCAGTGCTCCAAGTCT
This region includes:
- the LOC130185050 gene encoding phosphoinositide 3-kinase regulatory subunit 5-like isoform X1 codes for the protein MPLQKMEHSSCTEDRIQHVLERCLCDLGLNTPDKQLWNAGLCINRWCLEELVKRDPHNFLILLQKILRKTKEVLEQCRYELVVPLSLLFSSTLLKAPHVAPDSGVLQEAYLLFHSFLSWPEPCCSASKRLLHIIQQELRAPGISFQRLVRTEQGSSPEVHSSKTVTVLLVNPDEDVPPEVQSVSEKLSSTQPCNRDVTVTLIRHSFQAALGTKHDLQALNTTLQTKRPEELEQLLEEVTESMEIAASAADLCAARRGLTNSLERLRESFGVPVPADGSPDTGTVETFMLPLPKCHTCSWENDNFDILNDVLTSESDLDSTEDCFLKSEIEEDYNNDTSVDEEDELEGNKGDHDFQNHRISTASSSSRDSGYSLSSSWSVPSASSGVESDFSGLEDTVHEDTEEGQDSQPKPRKKPKKKSRSMLGVDRLSMLFKNPRSPSVCRRVQSMGYRSDFTKDLQRTGSMLKHARSRQVRPLQASTAALDPLSPQKHMCVRRRPILSCDEGDVAEAPTLVKVVVFGGDKEAGRLARAYSDLQRKERKCPRLTKTCKLQFYFVPTKRRTTGSPGHTPTEGQTGSSSRAAASVESNELVVEDSNTHIAQMLGMMDPWYERNVLSLLSLSSDVLCQTACKEGGVSEGGGSVERLPLLADMVLYYCRHADQPVLVQLYQAELTLAGGERRREVFIHSLELGHSAGTRAVKAMGAASKRFGINEEREAVPLTLSVAYNKVAVSGRSQWIEAEIDCTSINLYKACRKPEHLCDDSRIESLQLTITEVLKRQCSKSKKCHNQHISISEAKVDKVQVNGGGDGTTFAVCLDQDEKKFIQSVTRCEVSLCCKPGSSSDWRSYKPLPGQVQPLHPSYCSLLCLPITSFSASYS
- the LOC130185050 gene encoding phosphoinositide 3-kinase regulatory subunit 5-like isoform X2, which gives rise to MEHSSCTEDRIQHVLERCLCDLGLNTPDKQLWNAGLCINRWCLEELVKRDPHNFLILLQKILRKTKEVLEQCRYELVVPLSLLFSSTLLKAPHVAPDSGVLQEAYLLFHSFLSWPEPCCSASKRLLHIIQQELRAPGISFQRLVRTEQGSSPEVHSSKTVTVLLVNPDEDVPPEVQSVSEKLSSTQPCNRDVTVTLIRHSFQAALGTKHDLQALNTTLQTKRPEELEQLLEEVTESMEIAASAADLCAARRGLTNSLERLRESFGVPVPADGSPDTGTVETFMLPLPKCHTCSWENDNFDILNDVLTSESDLDSTEDCFLKSEIEEDYNNDTSVDEEDELEGNKGDHDFQNHRISTASSSSRDSGYSLSSSWSVPSASSGVESDFSGLEDTVHEDTEEGQDSQPKPRKKPKKKSRSMLGVDRLSMLFKNPRSPSVCRRVQSMGYRSDFTKDLQRTGSMLKHARSRQVRPLQASTAALDPLSPQKHMCVRRRPILSCDEGDVAEAPTLVKVVVFGGDKEAGRLARAYSDLQRKERKCPRLTKTCKLQFYFVPTKRRTTGSPGHTPTEGQTGSSSRAAASVESNELVVEDSNTHIAQMLGMMDPWYERNVLSLLSLSSDVLCQTACKEGGVSEGGGSVERLPLLADMVLYYCRHADQPVLVQLYQAELTLAGGERRREVFIHSLELGHSAGTRAVKAMGAASKRFGINEEREAVPLTLSVAYNKVAVSGRSQWIEAEIDCTSINLYKACRKPEHLCDDSRIESLQLTITEVLKRQCSKSKKCHNQHISISEAKVDKVQVNGGGDGTTFAVCLDQDEKKFIQSVTRCEVSLCCKPGSSSDWRSYKPLPGQVQPLHPSYCSLLCLPITSFSASYS